In Jaculus jaculus isolate mJacJac1 chromosome 11, mJacJac1.mat.Y.cur, whole genome shotgun sequence, the following proteins share a genomic window:
- the Amtn gene encoding amelotin: MRTTILLLCLLGSTQSLPKQLNPASGLPPTKPAPDQVMLVKQQLPSQVLPSLSLIPLTQVLALGADLQLISPSTGVAPGTQTRPVSLGALNGQQQLQPQMLPIIVAQLGAQGTLLSSEELPLASQVFTGLFLHPLFPGSILPTNQAGSNPDAQKGVLPAGQTGTIQGTTEGHIPVSTDDDFAMTTPAGLRKGAHTTGETTPESTSGKKQSLDLVIVTIPKDRHYCSKLLRNNIEITQTEEMAQQMKCLHSSFSLDLQNPYGAEYCS, from the exons ATGAGGACTACGATTCTACTGCTCTGTCTTCTAGGATCAACTCAGTCATTACCA AAGCAACTTAACCCTGCTTCAGGACTTCCACCAACCAAACCTGCTCCAGATCAGGTGATGCTGGTCAAACAGCAGCTGCCAAGCCAG gtccttccttctttaagtctGATTCCATTAACACAAGTGCTTGCCCTCGGGGCAGACCTGCAGTTG ATCAGCCCTTCTACAGGGGTGGCACCTGGTACTCAAACCCGCCCAGTGAGCCTGGGGGCACTGAATGGACAACAGCAGTTGCAACCCCAA ATGTTACCAATTATTGTGGCACAACTTGGAGCCCAG GGTACTCTCCTAAGCTCAGAGGAACtg CCATTGGCCTCACAAGTCTTCACAGgcctcttcctccatcccttgTTCCCTGGAAGCATACTGCCCACCAATCAAGCAGGGAGCAATCCTGATGCTCAGAAAGGAGTTCTTCCTGCAGGACAGACAGGAACCATTCAGGGAACAACTGAGGGCCACATACCAGTGTCCACAGATGACGACTTTGCAATGACCACTCCTGCGGGCCTCCGGAAGGGTGCGCACACTACTGGGGAAACCACGCCAGAATCAACAAGTG GGAAAAAACAGTCCCTAGATTTGGTCATAGTTACTATTCCAAAGGACAGACACTACTGTTCAAAACTTCTGagaaataatatagaaataacacagactgaggaaatggctcag